The segment ATTCTCTTTAAGTTCCTCACATCTCTTGATGTACAACTCTGAAGGGGGATCGCCGGGTCGGACTTTTAAAACCTCATGGAAGGTGGCTCGCGCCTCATCCCACTGGCCCTGTTTATATTTTGCCAGCCCCTCCTCAAAAAGCCTGGCAAATTCCTCTCCCTGCCCGTCTTTCTTTTCCCCCAGAAGTTCATAAATTTTCACGGGGAGTTTCTTCCCCTTGACCCTGACTGAATCCAACTCCCGACAGAACATAACATCCTTGACGGCGACATACGTGTATTCACTGATAGCGATGTTTGTTCCATATTCCTTATTAATCCCTTCCAGTCTGGAACCGAGGTTCACACTGTCCCCCATGACGGTGTAATCAAACCGCATCTTCGAACCCATGTTACCTACCACCATATCACCGCTGTTGATACCGATACCGATATCAAGAACCGGCCGCCCCTCATCCACCCATTTCTTCTGCAGATTTTTCAATTCCTCCATCATATCAAGGGCAGTTCTGCACGCCCTCCTCGGATGGTCGGGTTGCTCGAGGGGCGCTCCGAATACGGCCATAATTGCATCCCCCATGTACTTATCGAGGAGACCATCATATTTGAATACCACATCAGTCATGGCCGTCAGATACTCATTCAGCAGGTGTACAAGCTCTTCAGGCGCTAACCTCTCGGATACAGTAGTAAACCCCCTGATATCGGAAAAAAGTACCGTCAGGTTTTTTTTGTCCCCCCCCAGTTTAAGTTTTGACGGGTCTTTCAACATCTCAGTGATGACGGAGGGGGTGAGGTAATACTGGAAAGTACCCCGTATCTTCTTCTTTTCTCTCTCTTCAGTAATGTACCGATAGACGGTTATGCCCAGATAGACCGCCAGCATTGTCAGAACCGGGTAGATGAGATTCAACCAGATGTTATAATGGGAAAAAACATAAGTATTCGTGATGATAAAAGCACTGATGATGAGAAAGCTCAGGATCATCCCGGAGACAGCCTTCGCCCGGGGAATGACGATACCTGTGATCAGACCGAAGAAGATAATGGCACAGAAATCTAAAAATTTCGTCCAGAAGGATTGGTGAAGAAAGTTTTGCCGGAGGATGTTATCAATTACGGTTGCATGTATCTCTACCCCGGGGTAAACGGTGCTGAAGGGTGTTACCCTGAGGTCGTAAATCCCGATGGCTGTGGCGCCCACGATCACGATTTTACCCCGGAAATGATCAGGAGAG is part of the Syntrophales bacterium genome and harbors:
- a CDS encoding CHASE2 domain-containing protein, which codes for MNKQIRRFLSISPLKITFFVILIALVLFFMDVPFLRFMELKALDLRMLSRGEISPGGEIVIAAIDEKSLAELGRWPWPRTTMARLVDVLKAYGAKVVGFDIVFAEPDENSSLKTIIALSKELKNIGIRDVRLDRLLTKEKTMADTDASLAKAIERAGNVTLGYFFHISKRDVSYLTNEEIEAEAENISSSRYQMIQAKVTPDESALVHAYAAVANLKPLSEVAENSGYFNAFPDSDGVIRWSPLVIKFQDNYYSPLALSLLLQYLDWPMLTLNLTEYGVEGVKIDRLEIPTDETGRMLINYLGPAKTFPHYSVSDIIGGRLSPDHFRGKIVIVGATAIGIYDLRVTPFSTVYPGVEIHATVIDNILRQNFLHQSFWTKFLDFCAIIFFGLITGIVIPRAKAVSGMILSFLIISAFIITNTYVFSHYNIWLNLIYPVLTMLAVYLGITVYRYITEEREKKKIRGTFQYYLTPSVITEMLKDPSKLKLGGDKKNLTVLFSDIRGFTTVSERLAPEELVHLLNEYLTAMTDVVFKYDGLLDKYMGDAIMAVFGAPLEQPDHPRRACRTALDMMEELKNLQKKWVDEGRPVLDIGIGINSGDMVVGNMGSKMRFDYTVMGDSVNLGSRLEGINKEYGTNIAISEYTYVAVKDVMFCRELDSVRVKGKKLPVKIYELLGEKKDGQGEEFARLFEEGLAKYKQGQWDEARATFHEVLKVRPGDPPSELYIKRCEELKENPPPAPWDGVFTMTKK